In one window of Pseudomonas putida DNA:
- the rapZ gene encoding RNase adapter RapZ produces MRLIIVSGRSGSGKSTALDVLEDNGYYCIDNLPAGLLPQLAENALINTELMQPKVAVSIDARNLPSHLSRFPELLEDARARHIQCDVLYLDADEDTLLKRFSETRRRHPLTNADRSLAEAIRVESELLGPIADLADLKIDTTSLNLYQLRDSIKLRLLNQPEPGTAFLVESFGFKRGMPVDADLVFDVRCLPNPYWKPELREHSGLEAPVIEYLAAQPDVEEMFQDISSYLLKWLPRFAASNRAYVTIAIGCTGGHHRSVYITERLGQLLQQTLKNVQVRHRDL; encoded by the coding sequence ATGCGCCTGATCATCGTCAGCGGCCGGTCCGGCTCCGGCAAGAGCACCGCGCTCGATGTGCTGGAAGACAACGGCTACTACTGCATCGACAACCTGCCCGCCGGGTTGCTGCCGCAGTTGGCGGAAAACGCGCTGATCAATACCGAACTGATGCAACCCAAGGTCGCCGTGTCCATCGATGCGCGCAACCTGCCAAGCCATCTGTCGCGCTTCCCCGAATTGCTCGAGGACGCTCGCGCGCGTCACATCCAGTGTGACGTGCTGTACCTGGACGCCGACGAGGACACGCTGCTCAAGCGGTTCTCCGAAACCCGCCGTCGCCACCCGCTGACCAACGCGGACCGTTCGCTCGCCGAAGCGATCCGCGTCGAAAGCGAACTGCTCGGCCCCATCGCCGACCTCGCCGACCTCAAGATCGATACCACCAGCCTTAATCTTTACCAGCTGCGTGACTCGATCAAGCTGCGCCTGCTCAACCAGCCTGAACCCGGCACCGCTTTTCTCGTCGAATCCTTCGGTTTCAAACGCGGCATGCCGGTGGACGCCGATCTGGTGTTCGACGTGCGCTGCCTGCCAAACCCTTACTGGAAACCCGAGTTGCGCGAGCACTCTGGCCTTGAAGCGCCAGTGATCGAGTACCTGGCAGCACAACCGGACGTCGAGGAAATGTTCCAGGACATCTCCAGCTACCTGTTGAAGTGGCTACCGCGCTTTGCCGCCAGCAACCGCGCCTACGTCACCATCGCCATCGGCTGCACCGGCGGACACCACCGCTCTGTCTATATCACCGAGCGCCTCGGACAACTGCTGCAGCAAACCCTGAAAAACGTCCAGGTCCGTCACCGCGACCTCTAA
- a CDS encoding HPr family phosphocarrier protein, which produces MPAREITIINKLGLHARAAAKFVGVAGKFPCQVRVGRAPDKLVDGKSIMAVMMLAAGKGTQVHLHTEGEQDNDALDALVALINNYFDEGE; this is translated from the coding sequence ATGCCCGCCCGCGAAATCACCATCATCAACAAGCTGGGCCTGCACGCCCGGGCGGCAGCCAAGTTCGTCGGCGTGGCCGGGAAGTTCCCCTGCCAGGTTCGGGTCGGGCGAGCCCCCGACAAGCTGGTGGACGGCAAGAGCATCATGGCAGTGATGATGCTGGCCGCGGGCAAAGGCACCCAAGTGCACCTGCATACCGAAGGCGAGCAGGACAACGACGCACTGGATGCACTGGTGGCGCTGATCAACAATTATTTCGACGAAGGCGAGTAA
- a CDS encoding ZIP family metal transporter translates to MRSEVMSVSSVRLFRLALGTLLLLVGTALLVARGIAWLDLEPRMLRALEGGALCALGTALGAVPVLVIRNMPVAVADTLLGFGAGVMLAATAFSLIIPGLDAAQSIGFSPWGAGGLVSAGLLFGALCLFLVDLRISGVSPESMVGQGNQPVIAARIWLFVAAIIAHNIPEGMAIGVSAGGGMPDADSLAMGIALQDVPEGLVIALVLAGAGMSRFKAFLIGAASGLVEPVAAVICAWLVNVAELLLPLGLACAAGAMLLVVTQEIIPESRSNGNHRLASLGLCIGFCLMMVMDTAMS, encoded by the coding sequence ATGCGCTCCGAGGTGATGTCTGTCAGCAGTGTGCGCCTGTTCCGACTGGCGCTTGGGACTTTGCTGTTGCTTGTCGGAACCGCGCTGTTGGTGGCGCGGGGCATCGCCTGGTTGGACCTGGAGCCGCGCATGTTACGTGCGCTTGAAGGCGGTGCATTGTGCGCACTGGGCACGGCGCTGGGCGCGGTACCGGTGCTGGTGATCCGCAACATGCCTGTGGCGGTAGCTGACACCTTGCTTGGCTTCGGTGCTGGGGTGATGTTGGCAGCCACCGCGTTCTCTCTGATCATCCCGGGCCTTGATGCGGCTCAGTCCATTGGCTTCAGCCCTTGGGGCGCCGGTGGCCTGGTCAGTGCCGGGTTGTTGTTCGGGGCGCTGTGCCTGTTCCTGGTCGACTTGAGAATCTCCGGGGTTTCGCCGGAGTCCATGGTCGGGCAAGGCAATCAGCCGGTGATCGCTGCGCGGATCTGGCTGTTCGTGGCCGCGATCATCGCGCACAACATCCCGGAAGGCATGGCTATTGGTGTTTCCGCTGGCGGCGGCATGCCAGACGCCGACAGCCTGGCCATGGGCATTGCCTTGCAGGACGTGCCGGAGGGGCTGGTGATCGCGTTGGTGTTGGCGGGGGCTGGGATGTCGCGGTTCAAGGCCTTCCTGATCGGTGCTGCATCCGGGCTGGTGGAGCCGGTGGCGGCGGTGATCTGTGCCTGGCTGGTGAATGTTGCCGAGCTGCTGCTACCGCTTGGGCTTGCGTGTGCGGCAGGAGCGATGTTGCTGGTGGTGACCCAGGAAATCATTCCCGAGTCACGCAGCAATGGCAATCATCGCCTGGCAAGCCTGGGGTTATGCATCGGCTTCTGCCTGATGATGGTGATGGACACTGCGATGTCCTGA
- the hpf gene encoding ribosome hibernation-promoting factor, HPF/YfiA family, which produces MQVNISGQHVEVTQPLREYVLEKLARVEGHFDKITNATVIMKVEKLQQKVEATLQIPGGEVVANAEHQDMYAAIDALADKLDRQLKKHKEKQQSLLQGAAAR; this is translated from the coding sequence ATGCAAGTCAACATCAGTGGCCAGCATGTAGAAGTCACCCAACCACTGCGCGAATACGTGCTCGAGAAGCTCGCCCGCGTGGAAGGACATTTCGACAAGATCACCAATGCAACGGTGATCATGAAAGTCGAAAAGCTGCAGCAGAAGGTTGAAGCGACACTCCAGATTCCCGGCGGCGAAGTGGTCGCCAACGCTGAACACCAAGACATGTATGCCGCGATCGACGCACTGGCTGACAAGCTCGACCGCCAACTGAAAAAACACAAGGAAAAACAGCAAAGCCTGCTGCAAGGTGCAGCTGCCCGCTGA
- the ptsN gene encoding PTS IIA-like nitrogen regulatory protein PtsN — protein MIRLETILTPGRSLVNVPGGSKKRALEKVANLIAEQVPELAMQDVFEKLIAREKLGSTGFGNGIAIPHCRLEGCTAPVSALLHLDAPIDYDAIDGAPVDLLFVLLVPEAATDAHLELLRQIASMLDRKEVRDRLRAADSSEALYQVVLDAQNEH, from the coding sequence ATGATCCGACTTGAAACCATCCTGACCCCCGGCCGTTCCCTCGTGAACGTGCCGGGCGGCAGCAAGAAGCGCGCCCTGGAAAAGGTCGCCAACCTGATTGCCGAGCAAGTACCTGAGCTTGCGATGCAAGACGTCTTCGAAAAGCTCATCGCTCGCGAAAAACTGGGCTCCACCGGTTTCGGTAATGGCATCGCCATTCCACACTGCCGCCTGGAAGGTTGTACTGCCCCCGTCAGCGCCCTGCTGCATCTGGACGCTCCCATCGACTACGACGCCATCGACGGCGCCCCTGTAGACCTGCTGTTCGTGCTGCTGGTCCCGGAAGCGGCCACCGATGCCCACCTCGAACTGCTGCGCCAGATCGCCAGCATGCTCGATCGCAAGGAAGTCCGTGATCGCCTGCGTGCCGCCGACAGCAGCGAAGCCCTCTACCAGGTAGTCCTGGACGCACAGAACGAGCACTGA